From Pseudoalteromonas rubra, one genomic window encodes:
- a CDS encoding phage virion morphogenesis protein, with the protein MAGVYINITGDGIETLQTIEQRSKAPDDMLDDIGAFLDMDVTKRFLDELAPDGTRWQQSEAARTGQGRDPEVPGLTLTDKRNLAGSVTHNVDNGVLEQGLGEEYSAIHHFGGKAGRKHSVTLPARPIIGIEQYQAGEVLGIVSDWLV; encoded by the coding sequence ATGGCAGGCGTTTATATCAATATAACCGGCGATGGCATCGAGACACTGCAGACAATTGAGCAGCGCAGTAAAGCGCCCGACGACATGCTGGACGATATAGGCGCGTTCCTGGATATGGATGTAACCAAGCGCTTTTTAGATGAGCTGGCACCGGATGGCACCCGCTGGCAACAGTCGGAGGCAGCGCGAACCGGTCAAGGTCGAGATCCTGAGGTGCCAGGCCTTACGCTGACGGATAAACGCAACCTGGCGGGCTCGGTAACCCACAATGTTGATAACGGCGTGCTGGAGCAAGGTCTGGGTGAGGAGTATTCGGCTATCCATCATTTTGGTGGTAAAGCAGGCCGCAAACACAGTGTCACCCTGCCCGCCCGGCCCATCATTGGTATTGAGCAATATCAGGCCGGGGAAGTTTTAGGCATCGTTAGCGATTGGCTGGTTTAA
- a CDS encoding DUF2971 domain-containing protein, which yields MTSVFKFRAATEDHDIDALVQGYLWFSKLKDLNDPFEGGYYLDDQASKELLFKYHANVLAKKPLRSMSPDEEVVDMYIDKEMVSPGGYEQWLKQLTMEEIDEELSKLRDVYSIFSCSLSKEDHPTLPAPLNSMSMWGYYANGLKGFCIEYDLEVLMQSLNETNDYFESARVAYTKQDTAPTIVLEDVLNDAINGTVDTHKNYLRAIMTKCDNPWHHENEMRIIGECRDGEFKHSLNAIKAIYIGGKMENHKQEQIKGFALKNSIPTFRVFHSIRDKAYGFKFELLKPKSKLV from the coding sequence ATGACCAGCGTATTTAAGTTCCGAGCAGCGACAGAAGACCATGACATTGACGCGTTAGTACAAGGATATTTATGGTTTTCCAAACTGAAGGACCTGAACGACCCGTTTGAGGGGGGTTACTACCTAGATGACCAAGCTTCGAAGGAATTATTATTCAAGTACCATGCAAACGTCTTAGCTAAAAAGCCCTTACGATCTATGTCTCCAGACGAGGAAGTTGTTGACATGTATATAGATAAGGAAATGGTAAGCCCTGGAGGTTATGAACAATGGCTTAAGCAGCTTACAATGGAAGAGATTGATGAAGAGCTTTCAAAACTACGCGATGTTTATAGTATTTTTAGCTGTTCTTTGTCTAAGGAAGACCACCCAACATTACCCGCACCATTAAACAGTATGTCTATGTGGGGATACTATGCAAACGGGTTAAAAGGGTTCTGTATTGAATATGATTTGGAGGTTCTTATGCAGAGTCTCAATGAAACGAATGATTACTTTGAAAGTGCTAGGGTAGCATATACAAAGCAAGATACAGCGCCAACAATAGTTTTAGAGGATGTTCTTAATGATGCAATAAATGGCACCGTCGATACTCATAAGAACTACCTTAGAGCCATTATGACGAAATGTGATAACCCTTGGCACCACGAAAATGAGATGAGGATAATTGGTGAATGCAGAGACGGTGAGTTCAAGCACTCTTTGAACGCTATTAAGGCTATCTACATAGGTGGCAAAATGGAGAATCATAAGCAAGAGCAAATTAAGGGTTTTGCCCTTAAAAACAGTATCCCTACATTCCGCGTGTTTCATTCTATCCGTGATAAAGCCTACGGGTTTAAATTTGAGCTGCTCAAGCCAAAAAGTAAATTGGTTTGA
- a CDS encoding DUF1799 domain-containing protein: MGDLATTTSQTVADDLAHFGAPVEPPKGLTDLAVLPDNWVAATALTTAGSQWQFCKDGVEVALDYARADIAWRYAGLTLTPADFTKLQLLERTVVGLLRRPDEIKTETGVTITV; the protein is encoded by the coding sequence GTGGGGGACCTGGCAACAACAACCAGCCAAACGGTAGCCGATGACCTGGCGCATTTTGGTGCGCCGGTTGAGCCACCCAAAGGACTAACCGATTTAGCCGTGCTGCCCGATAACTGGGTGGCAGCTACTGCCCTCACCACTGCCGGTAGCCAGTGGCAGTTTTGTAAGGACGGCGTGGAGGTAGCGCTGGATTACGCCCGCGCTGACATTGCCTGGCGCTACGCAGGCCTGACACTGACCCCCGCAGATTTTACAAAGCTCCAGCTGCTGGAGCGCACAGTTGTAGGACTGTTAAGGCGACCCGATGAAATCAAAACTGAAACTGGCGTTACGATTACAGTATGA
- a CDS encoding tape measure protein: MKSKLKLALRLQYDGKAVTDGTKKNIADLQRIPKALEAQRGANTRLSEAVGQATAGQTVAIQAMQRGSQVAMQQSLVAQGVIAANRDVAVTATQSAASQDKAAYTAKAHAHAAANQAQVVQQVATSQKTAAAAHGQTGQAIKKTTDETRKQTNANQKVAQSDNQVAIAAKRRAASEQQAARVQELQRSATRRLVAANQQLSASQAKVAASQSNATRQVSALNTGYSHLAITLSGLVGLGTGAMFVRDTGAAQLLDTRLKGLTKTTEGYNAAQRYLFSTADRLNITYQTLTTGYSKMLNLQESGLITQREGISILEGYANAAARLGASNTQVEQSLYGFEQGLGNGVIRAEEFNQITDPMPGLLQRIEKAAGLTGGGLRRMVNAGMVTSQMFKKYLIAALEDYARAAEATEGKINASFAEMSNEYQRLIRHYEQPINFAVTGVVDLLRDGMQELRENADLVDGLTTAATGLALVLGGHLAAGAARATTAFTAQVVAKQRALTADLALAKQNQAAAAIEHQRSLQAKTYAAHTLNVAHTEQMRTTAVARLAAANQRALVTQQALTTATANYTVAARSASVAARGLSAVMGVFGGPVGLAVTAGLGVAYFAMQSDNAAKSSKSLKTNLLDLAGAYDSVNNVTARNDIDRANQRAANYTALIDRAYTKLKRLQTLQDNAGSDRSAFVYRQQIEQTQKYINEQSKLRDEQLKLAAATANTNKNLEQSPWQTVIEQAQQAAAALPQNIQQLQTSLLDEEGRLQASYEKRRAMVITARDNDQANKAKYNALLAQLDAKHAEDVKAIATRREAEKTRIQNQAEEKRRNDLRTELENRIAQMRGFSGRETLAAYNNEMAVEQARQQARVDAKRRGQLGLAANDEIGELKHNSDNEIRDLERQQELLAAQGYHSQREANEAAHQERLMQIRSRHTGALQSNILAFANFEKQTQAEKANAVVGLGANMFKQLAGQSKTAFKAYKAFAISQALINTYQAATGAYTALAPIPVVGPALGVAAAAAAVLSGMQQVRQIKAQQPAGIAHGGLDYVPNESTYLLQRGERVLSPKQNVEISAMARHYNAGGQSGSQGNISFAITNQITVQGAQNDGKGELVAQNIASRIEAVVIANVKSNGSIIRAIKAA; this comes from the coding sequence ATGAAATCAAAACTGAAACTGGCGTTACGATTACAGTATGACGGCAAAGCCGTAACTGACGGCACTAAAAAAAATATCGCGGACCTGCAACGGATCCCTAAAGCGCTTGAAGCACAGCGCGGTGCCAATACCCGCCTATCTGAGGCGGTTGGCCAGGCGACTGCAGGCCAGACGGTTGCCATCCAGGCCATGCAACGGGGCAGCCAGGTTGCTATGCAGCAAAGCCTGGTTGCGCAAGGTGTTATTGCGGCTAATCGTGATGTGGCAGTGACCGCAACTCAGTCAGCAGCCAGCCAGGACAAAGCGGCCTACACCGCAAAGGCGCATGCTCACGCAGCGGCCAATCAGGCTCAGGTTGTACAGCAGGTAGCCACAAGCCAAAAGACAGCAGCCGCTGCGCACGGCCAAACCGGCCAGGCCATTAAAAAAACAACCGACGAAACCCGCAAGCAAACCAACGCCAACCAGAAAGTTGCCCAGTCAGATAACCAGGTTGCTATTGCGGCCAAGCGCCGTGCGGCCAGCGAGCAACAAGCTGCCCGAGTGCAGGAACTGCAGCGCAGCGCTACACGCCGCCTGGTTGCAGCTAACCAGCAGTTAAGTGCCTCGCAGGCCAAAGTGGCTGCATCCCAATCAAACGCCACTCGGCAGGTGTCTGCGTTAAACACAGGGTACTCTCATCTGGCCATTACCCTGTCTGGGTTGGTGGGGTTAGGGACTGGCGCGATGTTTGTGCGTGATACGGGCGCAGCTCAGTTACTGGATACGCGTCTGAAGGGGCTGACAAAAACGACTGAAGGCTACAACGCTGCACAACGCTATTTGTTTAGCACAGCAGATAGGTTAAACATTACGTATCAGACCTTAACCACAGGTTATAGCAAAATGCTAAACCTGCAGGAGTCGGGCTTGATCACCCAGCGTGAGGGTATAAGCATCCTGGAGGGATATGCTAACGCTGCTGCACGTTTGGGAGCGAGTAATACGCAAGTTGAGCAGAGTTTATACGGGTTTGAGCAAGGCTTGGGTAACGGAGTCATTAGAGCAGAGGAATTTAACCAAATTACGGACCCCATGCCAGGATTGTTGCAGCGCATTGAGAAAGCGGCAGGCCTCACAGGCGGAGGCCTTCGCCGAATGGTTAATGCAGGTATGGTAACCAGCCAGATGTTTAAAAAGTACCTGATCGCCGCATTAGAGGACTACGCCAGAGCGGCAGAGGCGACAGAGGGCAAGATCAACGCCTCGTTTGCTGAGATGAGCAACGAGTATCAACGGCTGATCCGCCATTACGAGCAGCCGATTAACTTTGCGGTAACCGGTGTTGTTGACCTGCTGCGCGATGGCATGCAGGAGCTACGCGAAAACGCGGACCTGGTAGACGGGCTGACGACCGCAGCAACGGGGCTGGCCCTGGTGTTGGGTGGTCACTTGGCAGCGGGTGCCGCACGTGCAACAACCGCATTTACGGCTCAGGTGGTTGCTAAACAGCGTGCGTTGACTGCTGATCTGGCTTTGGCAAAACAAAATCAGGCGGCTGCTGCTATTGAGCACCAGCGCTCGCTCCAGGCAAAAACCTATGCCGCGCATACACTCAATGTGGCACATACCGAGCAAATGCGTACCACTGCCGTTGCTCGCCTGGCGGCTGCCAACCAGCGTGCCCTGGTAACACAGCAGGCACTGACAACAGCCACCGCAAACTATACGGTTGCTGCCCGCAGCGCATCGGTAGCCGCTCGCGGCCTGAGTGCTGTAATGGGTGTGTTTGGTGGCCCAGTTGGCCTAGCGGTTACTGCGGGGTTAGGCGTGGCCTACTTTGCGATGCAGAGCGATAATGCGGCCAAGAGTAGCAAATCCCTTAAAACAAACCTGCTAGACCTGGCCGGAGCGTACGACTCGGTAAATAACGTGACGGCCCGTAATGATATAGACAGAGCCAATCAGCGCGCTGCTAACTATACGGCACTTATTGACCGCGCCTATACCAAACTCAAGCGCCTGCAGACGCTCCAGGATAATGCGGGCTCTGACCGCTCTGCGTTTGTTTACCGTCAGCAGATTGAGCAAACTCAAAAATACATTAACGAGCAATCTAAGCTGCGCGACGAGCAGCTAAAGCTGGCAGCTGCAACCGCCAACACCAACAAAAACCTGGAGCAGAGCCCCTGGCAAACGGTCATCGAGCAGGCACAACAAGCAGCCGCCGCCCTGCCCCAGAATATCCAGCAGCTGCAAACCAGCCTGCTGGACGAGGAAGGACGGCTGCAGGCCAGCTACGAAAAGCGCCGGGCTATGGTGATCACCGCCCGGGACAACGACCAGGCAAACAAAGCAAAGTACAACGCCCTGCTGGCGCAACTCGACGCCAAGCATGCTGAGGATGTAAAGGCCATCGCCACTCGGCGCGAGGCCGAGAAAACCCGCATACAAAACCAGGCTGAAGAAAAACGGCGTAACGACCTGCGCACGGAACTGGAGAACCGCATTGCCCAGATGCGCGGCTTTAGTGGGCGCGAGACACTGGCCGCCTACAACAATGAGATGGCCGTTGAACAGGCCCGGCAGCAAGCACGGGTAGATGCGAAACGCCGTGGCCAGCTTGGCCTGGCCGCCAATGATGAAATTGGCGAGCTAAAGCACAACTCAGACAATGAGATTAGAGATTTAGAGCGGCAGCAGGAGCTACTGGCCGCGCAGGGTTACCACAGCCAGCGTGAGGCTAATGAGGCTGCACACCAAGAGCGGCTAATGCAGATCCGCTCACGCCATACAGGTGCCCTGCAATCCAACATTCTGGCATTTGCGAATTTTGAGAAACAAACACAGGCCGAAAAAGCCAATGCCGTTGTTGGCCTGGGTGCCAACATGTTTAAACAGCTGGCCGGGCAAAGTAAAACCGCGTTTAAAGCTTACAAGGCGTTTGCTATATCGCAGGCATTGATCAACACCTACCAGGCAGCAACCGGCGCTTATACAGCGTTGGCCCCTATCCCAGTAGTCGGCCCTGCACTGGGTGTGGCTGCAGCCGCCGCCGCTGTTTTATCTGGTATGCAGCAGGTTAGACAGATAAAAGCGCAGCAACCAGCAGGTATCGCCCACGGTGGTTTGGACTATGTGCCCAACGAAAGCACTTACCTGCTGCAACGGGGTGAGCGTGTCCTGTCACCAAAACAAAACGTCGAGATCAGCGCCATGGCCCGCCACTATAACGCCGGTGGCCAAAGCGGCAGCCAGGGCAACATCAGTTTTGCTATAACCAATCAAATCACTGTCCAGGGAGCGCAGAATGACGGCAAAGGTGAGCTGGTCGCACAAAACATTGCCAGCCGTATTGAGGCTGTGGTGATCGCCAATGTTAAATCTAATGGCAGTATCATACGGGCGATTAAAGCGGCCTAG
- a CDS encoding DUF6950 family protein, with protein MNMNLDLQDYLDQCAEREFAWGEFDCCLFVANWILRRTGVDLARDFKGHYKTELGAKRRLKALGFDGIESVFKARLKPVLNSYARRGDLALVNYDGQLVGGIVGLNCVYCVTQSGTTALDLSMVYSCYSLESANV; from the coding sequence ATGAATATGAACCTTGATTTACAGGACTACCTGGACCAATGCGCTGAGCGCGAATTTGCCTGGGGTGAGTTTGATTGCTGTTTGTTTGTGGCCAACTGGATATTGCGCCGCACGGGTGTTGACCTGGCGCGCGATTTCAAAGGCCATTACAAAACCGAGCTGGGTGCTAAGCGGCGTTTAAAAGCACTGGGCTTTGATGGCATTGAAAGCGTGTTTAAAGCGCGTTTAAAGCCGGTTTTAAACTCGTATGCACGCCGTGGCGATTTGGCCCTGGTTAACTATGATGGCCAGCTGGTTGGCGGTATTGTGGGGCTGAACTGTGTGTACTGCGTTACACAAAGTGGCACCACCGCACTTGACCTATCAATGGTCTACAGCTGCTACAGCCTGGAGAGTGCCAATGTCTAA
- a CDS encoding phage tail protein → MSKVVDVVVDPILDLGEKIWDETVGVLLDKLDPDLPQEDMATLAKGLQKGIDQPRRITFGRDRVGGVIAHQATVERDEKKWVQLIVLINGAPIDALEDIYIANKLLSDYPADSYNYSLSDGRHTTANSMAVSKMAGWTSKHVGFGQAHVFIELENNREVFPDGISDCEFLIRGIRVWDPRDGLQDPEDESTWTWSQNAVLCALHYVRFYGAHQVPMHTIPLNWWIAAANVADEDTEYTDTDGNTATEPRYTCNGTFQFTSRPSEVLSQLERTFAGKIFRQMGQWFVRVGAWYGNPTYTIGPADVMGNVKIKWHADLRDRANTVRAQFVDPDQHYERTDAPPVVAEGYIAKDNQPLETSVSLPFVRSVTTAQRLAKIHLEQTRLGTIELPLRHTALRAAVGRTIYVDLPVNTSVKKYTVLLIVNLD, encoded by the coding sequence ATGTCTAAAGTTGTAGATGTCGTTGTTGACCCAATATTGGACCTCGGCGAAAAAATCTGGGACGAAACCGTTGGTGTTCTGCTGGACAAGTTAGATCCCGATCTCCCTCAGGAAGACATGGCAACGCTGGCCAAGGGCCTGCAAAAAGGGATTGACCAGCCAAGGCGGATTACATTCGGACGCGACCGCGTTGGCGGTGTTATCGCGCACCAGGCAACCGTGGAGCGCGACGAAAAGAAGTGGGTGCAGCTGATTGTGCTCATTAATGGTGCGCCAATAGACGCCCTAGAAGATATTTACATTGCCAACAAGCTGCTAAGTGACTACCCCGCCGATAGCTATAACTACTCCCTGAGTGATGGACGCCACACCACGGCTAATAGTATGGCAGTGTCTAAGATGGCAGGCTGGACCAGTAAACACGTTGGTTTCGGTCAGGCTCACGTTTTCATTGAGCTGGAAAACAACCGTGAGGTATTTCCGGACGGCATAAGTGATTGTGAGTTTTTAATACGCGGTATACGCGTATGGGACCCGCGTGATGGCCTTCAGGACCCGGAAGACGAAAGCACGTGGACTTGGTCACAAAACGCGGTGCTGTGTGCCCTGCACTATGTACGGTTTTATGGTGCGCATCAGGTGCCAATGCACACTATCCCACTCAACTGGTGGATTGCCGCTGCGAACGTAGCGGACGAGGACACCGAGTACACAGATACTGACGGTAACACTGCTACAGAGCCGCGCTATACCTGTAATGGCACATTCCAGTTTACCAGTCGCCCGAGCGAGGTGCTGAGCCAGCTGGAGCGCACCTTTGCCGGTAAAATCTTCCGACAGATGGGTCAGTGGTTTGTCCGTGTAGGTGCCTGGTATGGCAACCCGACTTACACCATTGGCCCAGCAGACGTGATGGGCAATGTAAAAATAAAATGGCATGCAGATTTGCGCGACCGCGCCAACACGGTACGCGCCCAGTTTGTTGACCCGGACCAGCATTACGAGCGAACAGATGCACCTCCGGTTGTGGCTGAGGGGTATATAGCTAAGGACAACCAGCCGCTTGAGACCTCGGTCAGTTTGCCCTTTGTCCGCAGTGTAACGACCGCGCAGCGCCTGGCTAAAATCCATCTTGAGCAGACCCGCCTCGGAACCATTGAGCTGCCATTGCGCCACACCGCCCTGCGTGCCGCTGTTGGCCGTACAATCTACGTCGACCTGCCCGTGAACACATCAGTAAAAAAGTATACCGTGTTGTTGATCGTAAATTTAGATTAA
- a CDS encoding phage protein Gp36 family protein, with translation MFVDPSHVLNSIGVNGLLAFANGRFAIGYDAQQITEDDLNLALTATPETDLQTTVANWFKTAAANVNNTIFGYVASYELTPAEIDSSPLRGIAAELMRYELCNNDTDESILARRKNAMQELDKIAKGVIQVKAPAPASHGPVRTAAPGSQFNWQAY, from the coding sequence ATGTTTGTAGACCCATCACACGTATTAAACAGCATTGGGGTTAATGGGTTGCTTGCGTTTGCAAATGGGCGGTTTGCAATTGGCTATGATGCGCAGCAAATCACTGAGGACGACTTAAACCTGGCGCTGACTGCTACGCCCGAAACGGATTTGCAAACCACCGTTGCCAACTGGTTTAAAACCGCTGCTGCCAATGTAAATAACACCATTTTTGGTTATGTGGCGAGTTATGAGCTAACACCTGCAGAGATAGACAGCTCGCCCTTGCGCGGCATTGCCGCCGAGCTGATGCGCTACGAATTGTGTAACAACGATACCGACGAGAGCATTTTGGCCCGCCGAAAAAATGCCATGCAGGAGCTGGATAAGATTGCCAAAGGCGTTATCCAGGTAAAGGCACCTGCGCCTGCATCGCACGGGCCTGTGCGCACAGCTGCACCTGGTAGCCAGTTTAACTGGCAGGCGTATTAA